One Narcine bancroftii isolate sNarBan1 chromosome 3, sNarBan1.hap1, whole genome shotgun sequence DNA window includes the following coding sequences:
- the mif4gdb gene encoding MIF4G domain-containing protein B isoform X1 has product MDKPATEDYKIELFDADVQQLLKMALKEPASVDLEKVASVIFEQSMKDLVFSKEAGRICYTIVQAEHKQSGQSNFRRCVLNRLQQEFRLKEQVRESSVNAWVCLVTFICNVFDYLKVNNMPMMALVNPVYDCLMRLAQPDALQNEEEVDCLVLQLHRIGEQLNKTSTQRMDDLFCLLRDGFLLQDRPSSLSRLLLLEVIEFRAGGWKMSDNAQKYYYSEVAD; this is encoded by the exons ATGGACAAGCCGGCCACAGAGGATTACAAGATCGAGCTGTTTGATGCTGACGTTCAGCAGTTGCTGAAGATGGCACTGAAAG AACCGGCTTCAGTAGACCTGGAAAAAGTGGCCTCTGTGATCTTCGAACAGTCCATGAAGGACCTGGTATTCAGCAAGGAAGCTGGTCGCATCTGCTACACCATTGTGCAG GCTGAACACAAGCAGAGTGGCCAGAGTAACTTCCGGCGCTGTGTCCTGAATCGCCTGCAGCAGGAGTTCCGGCTGAAAGAGCAGGTGCGGGAGAGCTCGGTCAATGCCTGGGTTTGTCTGGTCACCTTCATCTGCAACGTGTTTGACTACCTGAAG GTAAATaacatgcccatgatggcgctggttaACCCCGTATACGACTGCCTGATGCGCCTTGCCCAGCCCGACGCTCTCCAGAACGAAGAGGAG GTCGACTGCCTGGTGCTGCAGTTGCATCGCATCGGGGAGCAGCTGAataagacgagcacccagcggatGGACGACCTCTTCTGCCTCTTACGCGATGGCTTCCTGCTGCAGGATCGTCCCTCCTCTCTATCCCGTCTCCTGTTGCTGGAGGTGATTGAATTCCGAGCGGGAGGCTGGAAGATGTCCGACAATGCCCAGAAGTATTACTACAGTGAGGTGGCGGACTGA
- the mif4gdb gene encoding MIF4G domain-containing protein B isoform X2 yields MDKPATEDYKIELFDADVQQLLKMALKEPASVDLEKVASVIFEQSMKDLVFSKEAGRICYTIVQAEHKQSGQSNFRRCVLNRLQQEFRLKEQVRESSVNAWVCLVTFICNVFDYLKVDCLVLQLHRIGEQLNKTSTQRMDDLFCLLRDGFLLQDRPSSLSRLLLLEVIEFRAGGWKMSDNAQKYYYSEVAD; encoded by the exons ATGGACAAGCCGGCCACAGAGGATTACAAGATCGAGCTGTTTGATGCTGACGTTCAGCAGTTGCTGAAGATGGCACTGAAAG AACCGGCTTCAGTAGACCTGGAAAAAGTGGCCTCTGTGATCTTCGAACAGTCCATGAAGGACCTGGTATTCAGCAAGGAAGCTGGTCGCATCTGCTACACCATTGTGCAG GCTGAACACAAGCAGAGTGGCCAGAGTAACTTCCGGCGCTGTGTCCTGAATCGCCTGCAGCAGGAGTTCCGGCTGAAAGAGCAGGTGCGGGAGAGCTCGGTCAATGCCTGGGTTTGTCTGGTCACCTTCATCTGCAACGTGTTTGACTACCTGAAG GTCGACTGCCTGGTGCTGCAGTTGCATCGCATCGGGGAGCAGCTGAataagacgagcacccagcggatGGACGACCTCTTCTGCCTCTTACGCGATGGCTTCCTGCTGCAGGATCGTCCCTCCTCTCTATCCCGTCTCCTGTTGCTGGAGGTGATTGAATTCCGAGCGGGAGGCTGGAAGATGTCCGACAATGCCCAGAAGTATTACTACAGTGAGGTGGCGGACTGA